AAAGGACCGCAAAAAATTATTTGCCGTGCTTGGCACCGTATTCAACTTTGGCGGATGGGCGATCTTCATATTGCTGATGATTTTGGGCGCTGTGACCACCCAGGTTTACAGCGTCAGCGCTTGACGGCTTAAAGCCGCGTTTCCAATTTACGGTTGGCTTCGCGATTGGGGGACTGTCGCAAACAAGGTCAGTTCCCCTGTATAGTGGATGTGCAGCACATGCATCGCGCGCGTGCAAGCCGTATAAAACAATTTGCGCTCATTTTCCCTGGAGTAGGCGCTTTGCGAACCGTCCGCGATAATGACCGCGTCAAATTCGATCCCTTTGGCCAAATATGCCGGCACAACGGAGGCCCCTTCCCGCAGCGCGAGCGAATGCTTGGTGATGAGATCGACTTCAATATGCCCATTTAGCTTTGCAAATGTTTCTTCGCTCTCAGCCGCCGTTTTGCACAAAATCCCAATGGTTTTGTGGCCGTGCGCCAACAATGTTCGCGCATCGTCGGCGATTTTTACAATGCGCTCGGCATCATTTTCCGATTTGATGAATTTGGGCGCTTCTCCGCTTCGCTCGAAGGGTGTGATGCCGCTGCCAGCGGGCAGCATGGCCGCGGTAAACGCGACAATCTCACGGGTCGACCGATAACTTTTCATTAGC
This is a stretch of genomic DNA from Bacilli bacterium. It encodes these proteins:
- a CDS encoding ATP-binding domain-containing protein → ERWPEICAVSLKALQDKRLNYEDATPLLFLREMLTGFQVETGIKHVFVDEAQDYSPFQYAFIRHVFPRANMTVLGDANQAIFLQTADSASFTDLPELLHEDSAEVIRLMKSYRSTREIVAFTAAMLPAGSGITPFERSGEAPKFIKSENDAERIVKIADDARTLLAHGHKTIGILCKTAAESEETFAKLNGHIEVDLITKHSLALREGASVVPAYLAKGIEFDAVIIADGSQSAYSRENERKLFYTACTRAMHVLHIHYTGELTLFATVPQSRSQP